CTGTCAGATCAGTGATGTTGGTATGGGAGAAAGGGCACCTATTAGATTTCTATCTAAAACCTCACAGAACCTCATTGTCTTTACTACTGAAAATAAGACATTGCTGTTTGCCGCCCTCCTACAAAATTTGCAAGTCCAGTTATTTTCCCCCCTCGTTTTTGCAGTTCATGTACTGACACTTTACATAAATTTGTGGGCATCAACAGGTCTTGGAAGGGGAACCTCCCTTTAGCTGCTGTTCGATGTGGTTGTATTCCCTTCTACACCTAAAACACAATGTACACTTTTGAAAACCTACATCACTGACAATAAGCTAGAAATTCTAGTGGTCCTTCGATTAGGAGGCTTTGATATACTGTTTTCCCACAAAGCTGCTTTATAAAAGATATCTTCTGTATCTAAACTTTAAACAATGAAATTTATATCTAACCAGGAACATGCCTTGTATGATCATGTTGCTTTAGAAATGGTTGATATGTATAGGTATAATTACCTGTTAGATTAATCGTAGTATTCTTTTACACACCCATTTATCATGTGAGGTGCAAGATGTTGAATGAGAGCTAtgcattttcatacctgtaggaATGTAGGGGTGATGTTCTGTCTTTTACATGTGATGTCTGACCCAAGTTTGTGGTCAAAAGATATataataaagattttttttttcatttacaaacactgtgtgtgtgtgtcaaaatgtGGCAATCTTCGAGTTATCTAATTTCCTTTGAGCCAGAAACACTAAAGGATTTCACTATGGACTTAAAGCATGTTGCATACTATTATATCCTATGTAAGTAGCAACTTCCAGTAGCAATATACCAAATGTACATTATACTGGCACAATTAACACTTCAGTGGATAAGACCATGTGTGAGCCATCAAAGAGAATCAGATTGCCAGTAAGGGGGATTGCAGCTAATTTCAAAATTCAATTGTAGAACTCCTACTATTGACTTATCAATACGGTCAGTGTGTTCAGCCCACCAAGATCCTGGGAAATTAACTGGGGGCATAGTTGTAGTAAAGACTTCTCCAAGCCAAAATAtaagcaacagcagcagacaccttacaacacagTAGTGACTATTTTGGAGTAGAAACGGAGGTTTCAAACACTACGTAAGCATACTTAGtagctgctagttccacaagcactttcacttacatgcattcacacactgacgcgcacacacactcacacttcccaacacaacactctgtgaaatgtccttgggtgttttgaaaggcgctatataaaacgaaagtattattatacTAAGCTCCCAATAAGATGACCAAGATTTTGGAAAGGGCTGAACCAAAAACAAAAATATGAgtgctgacaagtcaagagtagtGTCAGCTACACAGCTGCAAGTTGAAATTGGcctgaattcttgaaataaaggACAATTAAGAAAACTTGACAAAGTTTACATATTTATTGTAAtacaaaaaaagaggagaaagcgAAACTGTGATAGCCGTTCTACACTAGAAGTACTATACGGATGAAGTACTATACGGAGGATGCACTCTGTGAGGCTGGAACAGACAAACCCTTCCAAACGCCATGGACCCCAGGCAATCCACTCATTCAAATCCACTGCAACAGAAACAGACAATTTTGTTAACATTTAACTTCAAGACTATTCCATATTTAAGTCCAACATGTAGCATTGTTAAGAAAACAAATAAGCGACTACATGCAAATTCCCAAATATTGAGAGTAAATTCACAACAGATTTCCACTTCATTGCTTTTCAAAATTGAttgcatatacagtatttaccTATATGTTGTTACACATTCActaaaatatgaataaaataattctgcacaaatgcacacaagttTATTGCCTACCTGACCATGTGTGCAATGTCCCAGTTTGTCTCGGATGACAAGGGTCCAACAATCTCTACTCCATCCTGTGTCACAATTGCAATCTCAtactgcaaaaaaaacaacaatatgaAGTATTAACACCTGATTACCATCAGGCAACACATCTTATAATTGGGGAGGGCCACTCAAAAGCATGTTCACTGAGCAGAAGGACTGAATAACATGGCTTCATACGCCCCCTGGAGGACTGTATTAAACTGCATACTGATCATGTTTCATTATGGGTTATGCCATGCCCAAGTTGGCAATGACAAATGACTACAGAGAACTAACAGAAACTAAGAATTTCTTGTTTAAATGCTGAGCCCATATGAATGAGCTGTCTCCATGAAACGTTTCATAGCAAAATACAAAGACGGGCCGTTTCATTTCAAATGCAGGCCGTGGGGAAATGGTAAAGAGAGATGAAGGTCCTCACCCGATTGTAGGAGCGAGCGTCCCGATAGTACAGGACCTTCAGGCAGCGCTCGATCAGCTGCCTGGCCTCATCCTTGGTGATCTCCGCCTTGTTCTCCACCACCTCTCGCATcagcggctacacacacacacacacacacacacacattaaaaggagTGACCTGAGGGAGGCCATTTGGGCCGAAACGTTCTTGCAGCATTAAATCTACTACAATTTGAGGAACGtgtgccatttctctctctcctctttaaaGTGTTGCATCAGGGTGCCAGcacctctttttgtgtgtgtttgttttgcactTCATTCATGGTCAACAGAAGACCACAACAaaggacagacacagaggcacatgACACAAAGGGAGAATCACCAGAAATAGTTACGAGTGTGGCTAGAGGCCAAAAGCAAGAGAAAAGGACGGGAGGTATTAGTTTGACTTGGATCCCCGGCTCTTGGTTTACCCACCTGAGCCAGGTAGGCACCGAATCCTGTGGCCACGGTTGGCGCCTCGTATGCCACACCCAACTTGTCAACATAACCCAGGAAGctgaggaggggaaaaaacaccaataaataaatacatacctCCATAAAATCAACATCATAAATTATTAACAAAGAATGACAATCATTTAAAGTCGCTATGTTTGCCATCTCTACTCCAATGACGCATCCCACCAGAGTAGGGGTGGacaatatgacgatattaaatcgagAAATCGAGTGCAAGATCATTTAGAATCTGCCAAAGTAGGGAAATCGTATAGATCCTCATGCGGTCAGGATATTTACGATCAAGTCGAGagtttatgtaaaaaaaatcgtgattatgacacttttgccatatcgcccactcCCACACCAGAGTTATGGATCATCGTTTCTGTTAAGTagcagacatcaggtggtacaatcacagctaatgcccataaattgatCAATAATTGGCAATTAGTGTACAAAATCGTCACTAAAATCCCGAACCCGAGTGTGATCGTCATAATCCATCATCTGAGATTCATGTGgtcaaaaaccaaacaaaaaagtatAACTTGGGTAGCAGAACAAGACGTTTTGAACTAAAAAAGTAATGCGTATGGTGAGTGTGGTGTAGGATGTGGGGGCAGGGGTGTGAAAATAGGGGAttaaagtgggactgagtcatCACAGCCTCACAGGGAGTCAGAATTTTGTTTTGACATCAACCCATATAAACACCATATAAATGGGGAAGGTCCATTAGAACTGGCTCCACAGGGCCCAGCATTTGGTGCCTCTGATTGTTAGTTACGCTCACCTTTCGCCGTTGTAGAATCCCCCGATGACGACGGTGTTCCAGAGGGGATTCATTCTGCTGCGGCGGTTGTACATGACGCGCGTGAGCCAGGAATGGATGGCCTTGGGGGTGTAACTGTGGCCATCGCCCAGCAGCTCCTCATCaatactgcacacaacacacacacagtcatcacagGCACTGGTCCTCCAGGAATATTTTGGGCAAAAATGTCATCATACAGTTAGATAAATATTTATGGAGTGGACACCTAGTCACCTACAACAGTTTTCTGCCCCGTTGGACTATTGCCTTGCGTGCAAATGATTTTTTCGTTTTAAACTTCAGAAAACGATGCCCTGAAATGTGTTATCCACATGGATATTCAGAGTACAGGTATAGTATAGAAAACAGGTTCTTGCATTGTCAAATACACTCATCAGCTGTTAATGCTTAAGTTCACAACAAATCAGAAAACTGATTTGCTCAAACTGTGGTAAAGCATGACTTAGTATGTACATAATAGgacatataaacaaaaaaaagtctGCAGACTTACACCATCTGCTCGATGATCTGTTTGAGGTACTGGTAGTCTGCGTAGTCGCCGGAGGCCCCCAGGATAGTGCTGTCGTTGACCTTCATGAGGCGGGAGATGTTGCGGAAGCGCGCCAGTGAGCCGTACGAGCCCAGCATGTCCGCTGCGATGATCACGCCGCCCGTGAACTTCACGCCCAGGACCGACGTGCCGGTCACCATGGGGTTTCTAGCAGAGGAGCAGAAACATTCCATACAACAATGTTGCTTTGTAAAGAAGAGACGGTCCTGATACACTCAATAGGATTGTTAGTACTATccaaaaactttatttatttttggctATTCTTCTTTGAAAATACATTGGATCTCCGTGTCCACATTGAATCTCCATCACATATTACTTTAACGCCCAAGCACTCCCAGTACCTTATTTGTGAATATTACTTTATAGAACACAAGTCCCACCTACAGAATCATTTATTTGGCAATTGTGCCAGTTGGCAAAAAAGAGAATGTAATAAGTAGTAATAAGTAATGGGATTTTAGGGAGGATGAGCTGCTGCTTCAATTAGAGATGATGACAGAACAGGGAAAAACAGGTCTAATATATGGATTATTTCTTTAATTCCCAACTCATTAGAGCAAGAACGACACAATTACACAAATTACAGATACAAATGTTGCTGGAGAACGTATAATTACACTTTGGTCTAGTTAAGCCATTTTATCAGCCAAGACATCTCACTCCATTGTATTCTGTTAAAATGACATCTGCGATAACCATCGAGgccaaaattgaaagaaaaatacaagaaaaaacggCAGGAGTCAACAGGAAAGATGTCAACAATCAGCTACAGACACTAGAACCAAAAAGTTCGTCCCAAACCCTATCAGCTAACTACCAAATCATTAGCCTTGTCCGTTTTGATATGCGCTACATTTGAACAGATATTCATTGGATGATGAGTTGTGGCAATTTAATGACATTTCGGTTGCATGATGATTCGACGATGTTCATGTGGTACTTTGTTCAGCTGTCTTCCCAAAGAAAGAAGTTATTATGAAAAACTACCAGATAATCGCGGTCATCAAATTTCACGGAGAGAGTAGCTGGTAAATCTAATTATTTTAGGGTTAATCGTTCAGGTAAAAGTGTAAGATAATCTTATATTTATCAGTAGCTAGGCTCTGATGCTAATGTTAGCTAACCAGTGTTCCACCAGCACCATGATACAGCAGGAAGATGAGGAAACCGAAAGTGTAACTAGGAGCTAATTAAATACAAATCTgcttataaaaaaataaatgtcctTACAGTGTATGTCTAACCGGTCCACATTCAGGAGTTGTGATACTATTATTTCCAGGAAAAGAATAAAATTGGCCCGGTTTTGGTCCATTCTCCCAAAAGCTGAGCTTCAATACGCTAGGATCCATTTTGAAACTGTGAAGGAAATGACGTACGACGATCGTCTCGATGTTTTTACACAATGAAGAATGGAATTGTGGGATGCTGGAGGAGCCGAGTGCTCGTGTTGGGCGCTCCTGAGCTTGAAAAATAAACGCAGACAATGCTGCCATCATGTGTCTAACATCATGCACTGCAGTCTGAGAGCCGTTTCatatggtgtaggcctactgtaaataacATGCTGTGATATTTTAGGACACTTTATGCCCGTCACTTTTACTAATAAGAGAGTGTGtttacaaagaaacaaagaaacaaaaagacaGGATACTCACAGAAGCGTCAACAAATGTATGTATTCCGATATAGATAGTAAACAACAGTAACTCAGAAGAGACTTCACTCTACAGTGGCGTACTTTGAAGTCCAAAATGTGTATAGAATGAAGAAACATAGTCACATTGTCACACTGTGCCACATGCCATATTGATATTTTCTGACATTGCTGTGCCCCCACCAATATTGAGACCGAATCAACACATAGGGGCCTAGACAACACCCTAACAAGAGTGTAAACAATATCCATAACAttgtgtgtaaatgagtgtgtAAATCTGTATTTTTGCAGTATACTGATTTTTTtccattagttttttttttcaatgtttacAACATTTTCTTATAGGCCTATCACTGCCAACAATTGCAGTaaataataatagcctacataatgCAGTAATACTAAAAGTTTGTATAATgtataataaataaaaacatttttcattAGGGCAATGAGGTAGTCTCTACggtatatactgtaggccagagccatacagagaacagagttgcgcgattggaggaccaggaattaaattgcagcccgcctttcaacgagatgaggttgttcctaaagcggctgtcttcccatagactcaacataaaaccaccacattaacagccaaaaataaggactaacgaactatactgcggggtaatcaccacaaatatgtaaactatcaactgtctcggtggtgataatcacaacagttttaccacctgtgatgtttatctgaagttattactacgaacagcaagtcttgtcatattccctgcattgcatcgcattgcatttgctgtgtgctacgcccactactaggaactaacattcgcaacgctgagcagtactgagaagctaaaacagctaattttgctaatgaggaagtcggccctagcacacagcggagatcgcctgactctgttcggctctgctgtaggctacttgtaACCTACGAGGCATTATTTTGCAACATCAAAGTTCAAAATGTCAAAGTTCTTTATCAGCCATTTGTGCATGGTAGTAGCCCAGGGACTAGGAACTCTAGTGCAGAAACTTACACAGAAATCATTTGGCCCAAATGCAGTTAAAATAATAAACAAGGTGTGATTTATATCTTAGATGAGTCATTATGACTAGTATTTTATGTAAACATCTTTTTATTGTAGTAGTATGTGGttatccatttatttatttgcagATGTAGTATTCCTTGTAataacttgtgttttttttttttttgttacatttttagaCGTCACTTAATTTATTTACAGGGGTGGTATTCCTGATTATCTTTGCGTGGAATGGAGTGGATGTCTTAAATGTGCAATGTCTTTAATTGTGTAATGTATAACTGTATGCGTATGCAcctgtggacaataaagactcaaagcaatcaaatcaaatcaaatcgaaaaaggaaaaagacaaaagacattttaaaaagtgATTAAAAAATCAAAGGAATTAAAAGAATCAAAAATGTCGTATGTCATGTTCTTCTACTGTAGCTGGGTGGAAGCTGCTTAAAAAACTTGCTTTTTCGTAGGGATACTGTCCGCTCTGCTGtgcctgctgtgtctgtgtctccccccttctcaccacctgtggtctcCAGAAGTCCAGAATGGAAGTCCAGAATCCAGTTACAGGTGGGAGTTGGGAGGCCAAGGTCTGTCATCTTCTCAATCAGCTTGCCAGGGTGGATGGTATTGAAGGCAGAATTGTAATAGAACTGTAATAGAGGAAAAGCATTTTGACATACGTTCTGCTACTCTCCAGGTGTTCCAGTGTGTGGTGTAAAGCTATTGC
The Engraulis encrasicolus isolate BLACKSEA-1 chromosome 20, IST_EnEncr_1.0, whole genome shotgun sequence genome window above contains:
- the psmb4 gene encoding proteasome subunit beta type-4 gives rise to the protein MDPSVLKLSFWENGPKPGQFYSFPGNNSITTPECGPVRHTLNPMVTGTSVLGVKFTGGVIIAADMLGSYGSLARFRNISRLMKVNDSTILGASGDYADYQYLKQIIEQMVIDEELLGDGHSYTPKAIHSWLTRVMYNRRSRMNPLWNTVVIGGFYNGESFLGYVDKLGVAYEAPTVATGFGAYLAQPLMREVVENKAEITKDEARQLIERCLKVLYYRDARSYNRYEIAIVTQDGVEIVGPLSSETNWDIAHMVSGFE